A genomic window from Aricia agestis chromosome 8, ilAriAges1.1, whole genome shotgun sequence includes:
- the LOC121729712 gene encoding autophagy protein 5 — MANDREVLREIWDGKLPICFQLNPEEVTEVQQPDPFYVMVPRLSYFPLVIDKMKRHFLRFISQENADSEMWLDYNGQPLKWHYPIGFLYDLYCGIDPQLPWTLTVHFTKFPENILLHCTNKDVVEAHYMATVKEADVLKHRGQVMSTMQKKDHNQLWLGLQNDKFEQFWAINRRLMESHGDNEGFKHIPIRIYSDDGTWSQHLISPKNNDGSRKIVQQLIAELFPDKPDVKLRTHGIMIPADTPLQWLSEHLSYPDNFLHVCLCS, encoded by the exons ATGGCTAACGACAGGGAGGTTCTTCGAGAGATATGGGATGGGAAACTACCTATCTGTTTTCAACTTAATCCTGAGGAGGTGACGGAGGTTCAACAGCCAGATCCATTTTACGTTATGGTTCCCAGGCTAAGCTACTTTCCACTAGTTATAGACAAG ATGAAAAGACACTTTCTACGCTTTATTTCCCAAGAAAATGCCGATAGTGAAATGTGGCTAGACTATAATGGACAACCATTAAAATGGCACTATCCAATTGGCTTCTTATATGATCTATATTGTGGCATCGATCCTCAACTTCCATGGACTTTGACTGTCCACTTCACGAAATTTCCTGAAAATATTCTTCTTCACTGTACAAATAA GGATGTGGTTGAAGCCCACTATATGGCAACAGTGAAGGAGGCTGATGTACTTAAACACAGGGGCCAGGTGATGTCCACTATGCAGAAGAAAGATCATAACCAATTATGGCTTGGACTGCAAAATG ACAAGTTTGAACAGTTTTGGGCAATAAATAGACGACTGATGGAATCTCACGGAGACAATGAGGGGTTCAAACACATTCCAATAAGAATTTACTCTGATGATGGAACATGGAGTCAACACTTGATTAGCCCTAAGAATAATGATGGCAGCCGTAAAATTGTGCAACAACTAATAGCAGAGCTGTTTCCAGATAAACCAGATG TGAAATTGAGAACACATGGTATTATGATACCAGCGGACACTCCACTCCAATGGCTCTCTGAACATTTAAGTTACCCTGACAATTTCCTACATGTATGCTTATGCTCATAA
- the LOC121729795 gene encoding protein-serine O-palmitoleoyltransferase porcupine, with translation MEEDDDYVENSWDYITLCAEPTLFEGLRFAKDLLIANLSLRMLVQYIPLPQIVKHTLSLIIGLLLLYQNIGIAFVWTIGLCVGSYVCIALLSQLTDRWKGFIMSVMIISFLLSCEVYVLNPKMWQQIRGIQMIAAMKIISVAIDLDRNMFKQMLNPLEFGGYVFCPANSILGPWIQFHAYNQYLNVKFLCRRWIKIIVLKLLESLFFLVLSNCIVPWYIDDDTSKWLVAYRDAQSFRMSHYFVSSMSIVSMTSAGFGLTNDCHLDLQVTKPLFIELPRSLVQVVIFWNIPMHQWLKNYVFKPCQTCGQFAAIFLTYVVSSLLHGFNFQFSAVLLSIGTFSYVEYNFRYKVASALEVCCLANPCVKQCEHKYKKNSFLAMFVNTIFSIVTIIHLAYLGVMFEASFAIQESGYSYYHTMNKWENLNYFSHCLAAFMFVIYLMM, from the coding sequence atggaaGAAGATGACGATTACGTTGAAAATAGCTGGGACTATATTACGTTGTGTGCGGAACCAACACTCTTTGAAGGACTACGTTTTGCTAAGGATTTACTTATAGCGAATTTGTCGTTGCGGATGTTAGTGCAGTATATTCCCCTACCGCAAATCGTTAAACATACCTTATCTCTTATTATCGGACTTCTTTTACTTTATCAAAACATTGGAATAGCTTTTGTGTGGACTATTGGATTATGTGTTGGGTCATATGTTTGTATTGCATTGCTGTCTCAACTAACAGATAGATGGAAAGGGTTCATTATGAGCGTAATGATCATATCATTTCTTCTTTCGTGTGAAGTTTATGTGCTAAACCCAAAAATGTGGCAACAAATAAGAGGTATTCAGATGATAGCAGCCATGAAAATAATATCTGTTGCAATTGATTTAGATCGCAATATGTTCAAACAGATGTTAAACCCTCTGGAGTTCGGAGGCTATGTTTTCTGCCCGGCTAACTCTATATTAGGACCTTGGATACAGTTTCATGCATATAACCAGTATTTAAATGTAAAGTTCTTGTGTAGAAGATGGATAAAAATtatagtattaaaattattggaATCCCTATTCTTTTTAGTACTGTCAAATTGTATTGTGCCTTGGTACATCGATGATGATACTTCAAAATGGCTTGTAGCATACCGTGATGCTCAGTCTTTCAGGATGTCCCACTACTTTGTCTCCAGTATGTCCATAGTATCCATGACGAGTGCTGGATTCGGCCTCACGAATGATTGCCACTTGGATCTCCAAGTGACAAAACCATTGTTTATTGAATTACCCAGATCTCTAGTGCAGGTTGTTATCTTTTGGAATATTCCCATGCACCAATggcttaaaaattatgttttcaaaCCATGTCAAACGTGTGGTCAGTTCGCTGCCATATTCTTAACCTATGTTGTGTCATCTTTATTACACGGCTTCAACTTTCAATTTTCAGCTGTGCTTCTGAGCATTGGAACATTTTCGTATGTAGAGTACAATTTCAGATACAAAGTTGCATCAGCTCTAGAAGTGTGCTGTTTGGCCAACCCATGTGTCAAACAATGCGAGCACAAGTATAAGAAGAACAGTTTTCTTGCAATGTTTGTCAACACAATATTTTCTATTGTCACAATAATACATTTAGCTTATTTGGGTGTAATGTTTGAGGCATCGTTTGCCATTCAAGAGTCAGGGTATTCCTACTATCACACAATGAATAAGTGGGAGAATCTCAATTATTTTAGCCACTGTCTAGCCGCCTTTATGTTTGTGATATATCTAATGATGTGa
- the LOC121729323 gene encoding torsin-1B, with translation MIVHLYVAVVLLIICNLCYVYSEIVTMTLVGSALIASGFFGWDSIKTNTVCRYMECCTDSYIPYDLKALKQSFEERMFGQPLVYELINILKAHKEALRNEQKRNKKALVISLHGWSGVGKNYATTMIAEALYSNGMKSNFVKVFMGKKDFSCTHAQKAQDELLAKIKKIVSKCPTSLIVFDEIHEMCPSVLDVIKPLLDHHHAVDGVDYRDSIFIFISNIGGTEIATHLLELYNDGVKRNDLQFHDFEPLIRRTAYKTGGFDKSSIIAQHLIDYYIPFLPLEQRHVETCALAEFRSHGVYNPSKEMMEDALSVISYGPSEDQQIFANNGCKRFSRQIPYVIQKHNRTRDEL, from the exons ATGATCGTCCATCTCTACGTAGCTGTAGTATTACTAATTATATGCAATCTTTGCTACGTCTATTCGGAAATAGTAACCATGACATTAGTTGGAAGTGCTCTCATTGCAAGTGGTTTCTTTGGTTGGGATAGCATCAAAACGAATACAGTATGTCGATACATGGAATGTTGTACTGATAGCTATATACCATACGATTTAAAag CACTAAAACAATCATTCGAAGAGAGGATGTTTGGGCAGCCACTAGTTTATGAGCTAATCAATATTTTGAAGGCACATAAAGAAGCTTTGCGCAATGAGCAGAAGAGAAATAAAAAAGCATTAGTAATAAGTTTACACGGTTGGTCCGGAGTGGGTAAGAATTATGCTACAACTATGATAGCAGAGGCGCTCTATTCCAATGGAATGAAAAGTAACTTTGTCAAAGTTTTCATGGGAAAGAAGGATTTTAGCTGTACTCATGCACAAAAGGCTCAG GATGAATTACTGgccaagattaaaaaaatagtttcaaAATGTCCAACATCTCTTATTGTATTTGATGAAATTCACGAGATGTGCCCATCTGTGTTGGATGTGATTAAACCACTACTGGATCATCATCATGCTGTTGACGGTGTAGACTATAG GGACAGCATCTTTATATTCATATCCAACATTGGTGGGACAGAGATAGCTACACATTTGCTAGAATTGTACAATGATGGAGTGAAACGAAATGACTTGCAATTTCATGATTTTGAACCATTGATAAGAAGAACAGCCTATAAAACAG GAGGCTTTGATAAGTCATCTATAATTGCTCAGCATTTAATAGACTATTATATTCCATTCCTGCCTTTGGAACAGCGTCATGTGGAGACTTGTGCCTTAGCAGAATTTCGGTCCCACGGCGTATACAACCCTTCCAAAGAAATGATGGA GGATGCTCTTTCAGTCATCTCATATGGACCAAGTGAAGATCAACAGATTTTTGCAAATAATGGTTGCAAGCGATTCAGCAGACAAATACCTTATGttatacaaaaacataatagaACGAGAGATGAATTGTGA